In the Paenibacillus sp. FSL H7-0357 genome, one interval contains:
- a CDS encoding helix-turn-helix transcriptional regulator, whose translation MKKSERINDMIIFLNGQEQFNLKDIMDRYNISKSTALRDIQSLEEIGMPIFSELGRYGKYGILKNRLLSPIVFTVDEVYALYFSMLTLKTYQSTPFHLSVEKLKKKFESCLSSEQILRVFQMERLLKLETYKHANSSPFLQEILRTALEEKVCELGYAKNGAGESYTIQFFDISASYGQWYATGFNFKNNQVQVFRCDKIISIQELKDHPSKKAEELTSSPADMYKLEGAVDFEVEISEKAVDLFYKEHYPSMTLSVNKEKYAICGFYNKGEEKFISSYFIKYGTAIISIQPSCLKNLVVTELERISGYYKKL comes from the coding sequence ATGAAAAAGTCGGAACGGATAAACGATATGATTATTTTTTTGAACGGGCAGGAGCAATTTAACTTAAAGGACATTATGGACAGATACAATATCTCTAAAAGCACAGCCTTGCGGGATATCCAGTCATTAGAGGAAATAGGGATGCCTATCTTTTCTGAATTGGGGCGATACGGAAAATATGGGATCTTGAAAAATAGATTGTTGTCACCTATTGTGTTTACAGTAGATGAAGTATACGCTTTGTATTTTTCAATGCTGACACTAAAAACATATCAATCGACACCCTTTCATTTAAGTGTTGAAAAATTGAAGAAGAAGTTCGAATCCTGTCTTTCCAGTGAGCAGATACTAAGGGTCTTCCAAATGGAACGACTATTAAAGCTGGAGACATACAAGCATGCTAACAGCAGTCCTTTTCTCCAGGAAATTCTAAGAACTGCGCTGGAGGAAAAAGTATGCGAGCTTGGATATGCTAAAAATGGTGCCGGGGAATCCTATACGATTCAGTTTTTTGATATCTCAGCATCTTATGGACAGTGGTATGCCACAGGATTTAATTTTAAGAATAATCAGGTGCAGGTTTTTAGGTGCGACAAAATAATATCAATACAGGAATTGAAGGATCATCCTTCCAAAAAAGCGGAAGAGTTAACGTCATCCCCTGCTGACATGTATAAATTAGAGGGGGCCGTTGATTTTGAGGTGGAGATTTCGGAAAAGGCAGTGGATTTGTTCTATAAGGAGCATTATCCGTCTATGACGTTAAGTGTGAATAAGGAGAAATATGCAATCTGTGGATTTTATAATAAAGGAGAAGAAAAATTTATTTCGAGCTACTTCATCAAATATGGAACAGCTATTATCTCTATCCAGCCTTCTTGCTTGAAGAATTTAGTTGTTACTGAACTAGAGAGGATATCAGGATATTATAAAAAGCTGTGA
- a CDS encoding pyridoxamine 5'-phosphate oxidase family protein yields MDTKREFLRMMAQQTEIALATIAENHPKVRIVNFYYDDRSHSLFFSTFADNQKVNEIEKNNRVAFTTIPSSGNEHVKAEGLAVKSAKNIHDVQDGFVHKIPDYKNTIEQAGDFLILFEIKFETAIVTLDFENTGIYSI; encoded by the coding sequence GTGGATACGAAAAGAGAGTTTCTAAGAATGATGGCACAGCAAACAGAAATAGCATTGGCAACCATTGCAGAAAACCACCCGAAGGTTAGAATTGTAAATTTTTATTACGATGACAGATCACATTCCCTTTTCTTTTCAACGTTTGCCGACAATCAGAAAGTCAATGAGATAGAAAAAAACAACAGAGTGGCATTCACAACCATTCCATCCAGCGGCAATGAGCATGTAAAAGCGGAAGGTCTTGCTGTAAAAAGTGCAAAAAACATTCATGATGTACAAGACGGATTCGTTCATAAAATTCCCGACTACAAAAACACCATTGAGCAGGCTGGTGATTTCCTGATATTATTTGAAATTAAGTTTGAAACTGCTATTGTAACTTTAGATTTCGAAAATACTGGTATTTACTCAATTTAA
- a CDS encoding ribonucleotide-diphosphate reductase subunit beta yields the protein MQLQKIFNTEAPNMSTRIIDGECSGILNWNDIRMPHMYKLYKVLLLNHWIADEIPMSKDAQQFPMLEAEEQRVFKINISLLAVLDSMQTMFVGDVKRYFTDSSLEAISAIIGQQEVVHNQSYSYVLSSIVSDSEQKEIFEYWKHDPVLLERNQFISDIYQEFRDEPSKETFFRALVADLILEGIFFYSTFAFFYNLARDQKMMATSQMISYIQRDENQHCYFFAEVFKQLLVDFPELNTPENMDYVYRTIDRAVELETNWGHYTLTNVRGIDMNELSDYIKYTANKRLTLMGMEKAYKGVDVNCMPWIKPFSDEALNATKTDFFEAKSRNYGKVGDDNGFDDL from the coding sequence ATGCAACTGCAAAAGATTTTTAATACAGAAGCGCCGAATATGTCTACCCGCATCATTGACGGGGAATGCTCGGGCATTCTGAACTGGAACGATATCCGCATGCCGCATATGTATAAGCTGTACAAGGTGCTGCTGCTCAACCACTGGATCGCCGATGAAATTCCGATGTCCAAGGACGCCCAGCAGTTCCCGATGCTGGAGGCTGAAGAACAGCGTGTGTTCAAGATCAACATCTCCCTGCTCGCGGTACTGGACTCCATGCAGACCATGTTTGTGGGCGACGTAAAGCGGTATTTTACCGACTCTTCCCTGGAGGCGATCTCCGCGATCATCGGGCAGCAGGAGGTTGTGCATAACCAATCCTACTCCTACGTCCTCTCTTCCATCGTTTCGGACAGCGAGCAGAAGGAAATCTTCGAATACTGGAAACATGATCCGGTCCTGCTGGAGCGCAACCAGTTCATCTCCGATATTTATCAGGAGTTCCGCGACGAGCCGTCGAAGGAAACCTTTTTCCGCGCGCTGGTAGCCGATCTCATTCTGGAAGGGATTTTCTTCTACAGCACGTTTGCTTTCTTCTACAATCTGGCCCGTGACCAGAAGATGATGGCAACCAGCCAGATGATCTCCTACATCCAGCGCGACGAGAACCAGCATTGCTACTTCTTCGCGGAAGTGTTCAAGCAGCTGCTCGTGGATTTCCCAGAGCTCAACACTCCGGAGAATATGGATTATGTGTACCGCACCATCGACCGCGCCGTAGAGCTGGAAACCAACTGGGGTCACTACACGCTCACCAACGTGCGCGGCATTGACATGAACGAGCTGAGCGATTATATCAAATACACCGCTAACAAACGCCTGACCCTGATGGGCATGGAAAAAGCCTATAAAGGCGTGGACGTTAACTGCATGCCATGGATTAAGCCTTTCTCCGACGAAGCGCTGAACGCCACCAAAACCGATTTCTTCGAAGCCAAGTCACGCAATTACGGCAAAGTCGGCGACGACAACGGGTTCGACGATTTGTAA
- the ssuE gene encoding NADPH-dependent FMN reductase, which translates to MGKIVVINGTPSLVSRINAVIEYAEDDLRGRGFEVERINVAELPAEDLIHTKFESEAIVKANGLVAEADAVIVVSPVYKASYTGVLKTFLDLIPQKGLAGKIVLPLFMGGSLAHLLTIDYALKPVLSVLGARHILGGVYAVDSQAVRSDQGIVELAEELKLRLNSVLAELAEETAHKAARKAGE; encoded by the coding sequence ATGGGCAAAATAGTTGTGATCAACGGAACGCCGTCTCTGGTATCGCGGATCAACGCGGTTATTGAATATGCGGAGGACGATTTACGCGGGCGCGGGTTTGAGGTGGAGCGCATTAATGTCGCTGAGCTGCCGGCGGAGGATTTGATCCATACCAAGTTTGAAAGTGAAGCGATCGTCAAAGCCAATGGTCTTGTAGCCGAAGCAGATGCAGTAATCGTGGTTAGTCCGGTGTATAAAGCCTCCTATACAGGGGTGCTCAAGACCTTCCTCGATTTGATCCCGCAAAAAGGGCTGGCCGGCAAAATCGTGCTCCCGCTCTTTATGGGCGGTAGCCTGGCGCATTTGCTCACCATAGACTACGCACTGAAGCCTGTATTGTCCGTGCTCGGCGCGCGGCATATTCTGGGCGGCGTATATGCCGTGGACTCACAGGCTGTGCGGAGTGATCAGGGGATAGTTGAACTGGCTGAGGAACTCAAGCTGCGGCTGAACAGCGTTCTGGCGGAGCTGGCGGAAGAGACTGCGCATAAAGCGGCCCGCAAGGCCGGAGAGTAA